From Zhongshania aliphaticivorans, one genomic window encodes:
- a CDS encoding N-6 DNA methylase produces MTNNDIVQKLWNLCDVLKDDGINYSDYVTELVLLLFIKMVHENTESGILKKHHIPEGCRWTDLNSKSGLNLMDAYKRILLALSSGKDANGEQIHDDQLISAIYADAQTRLREPRHLEQLVKALDQIDWYSAQQDGLGDLYEGLLQKNSTETKSGAGQYFTPRALINSMVRCIQPQPGEVVQDPAAGTAGFLIAADRYIKDHSDDLFDLDAKAQNFQRNKAFIGVELVPGTRRMALMNCLLHGMEGDDEGVVHLGNSLGMVGATLAKADIILANPPFGSSKGGEASITRDDLTYKTSNKQLAFLQHIYRNLKPGGRAAVVLPDNVLFEAGVGNEVRRDLMNKCNLHTILRLPTGIFYAQGVKTNVLFFTKGHPKDKLQDENCTANVWVYDLRTNMPSFGKRTPFTEEHLKPFEKVFGKKADGTSKRSEGEWSWNAKEADVVEGAEENDDLAKSRWRVFSRGWIRDTKGDSLDISWLKDKDSVDAANLPEPEVLAAEAMSELTEALREMDGLMRALGAGDEADIQKQLLQDVLGVGSELA; encoded by the coding sequence ATGACCAACAACGACATTGTTCAAAAACTCTGGAATCTCTGCGACGTACTCAAAGACGACGGCATTAACTACAGCGACTACGTCACCGAGCTGGTACTACTGCTGTTCATTAAAATGGTTCACGAAAACACCGAGTCCGGCATTCTTAAAAAGCACCACATCCCCGAAGGCTGCCGCTGGACCGACTTAAACAGCAAGTCTGGCCTCAACCTGATGGACGCCTATAAACGCATCCTGTTAGCGCTCTCCTCTGGCAAAGACGCCAACGGCGAGCAGATTCACGACGACCAACTAATCTCGGCGATTTACGCCGACGCCCAAACCCGCCTACGTGAGCCGCGCCACTTAGAGCAGCTAGTAAAGGCCCTAGATCAAATCGATTGGTATAGCGCCCAACAAGACGGCCTCGGCGATCTTTACGAAGGCCTGCTGCAAAAGAACTCCACCGAAACCAAATCTGGCGCAGGCCAATACTTTACCCCGCGCGCCCTCATCAATAGCATGGTGCGCTGCATACAGCCCCAGCCCGGCGAAGTAGTGCAAGACCCAGCGGCAGGTACCGCAGGCTTCTTGATCGCCGCAGACCGCTATATTAAAGATCACAGCGACGATCTATTTGACCTCGACGCCAAGGCCCAGAACTTTCAGCGCAACAAAGCCTTTATCGGCGTAGAGCTAGTGCCCGGCACCCGCCGCATGGCCCTGATGAACTGCCTTCTACACGGCATGGAAGGCGATGACGAGGGCGTTGTTCACCTTGGTAATAGCCTAGGCATGGTCGGCGCCACCCTTGCCAAGGCCGACATTATTTTAGCCAACCCACCCTTTGGCTCATCCAAAGGCGGCGAAGCCAGCATCACCCGCGACGACCTCACCTATAAAACCAGTAATAAGCAGCTGGCCTTCTTGCAGCACATTTATCGCAATTTAAAACCCGGTGGCCGCGCCGCGGTGGTCTTGCCAGACAACGTTTTGTTTGAAGCAGGCGTAGGCAACGAGGTGCGTCGCGACCTAATGAACAAGTGCAATCTTCACACCATACTGCGTTTGCCCACCGGCATTTTTTACGCCCAAGGCGTTAAAACCAATGTGCTGTTTTTTACCAAAGGCCACCCTAAGGACAAACTGCAAGACGAAAACTGCACCGCCAATGTGTGGGTTTACGACCTGCGCACCAATATGCCCAGCTTTGGCAAACGCACACCCTTTACCGAAGAACACCTAAAACCCTTTGAAAAAGTGTTTGGCAAAAAAGCCGACGGCACCTCCAAACGCAGCGAGGGCGAATGGAGCTGGAACGCCAAAGAGGCTGACGTCGTTGAAGGAGCCGAAGAAAACGACGACCTCGCCAAAAGTCGCTGGCGAGTATTCAGCCGCGGCTGGATACGTGACACCAAAGGCGACTCCCTCGATATAAGCTGGCTAAAAGACAAAGACAGCGTCGATGCCGCCAACCTGCCAGAGCCAGAAGTGCTGGCGGCAGAGGCTATGTCGGAACTCACCGAAGCACTGCGGGAGATGGATGGATTGATGCGGGCATTGGGGGCTGGAGATGAAGCCGATATTCAGAAGCAGCTTTTACAAGATGTATTGGGCGTTGGGAGTGAATTGGCCTGA
- a CDS encoding restriction endonuclease subunit S, producing the protein MSKTDGTINATPQSSHSREGGNLELPTGWRITSLGEICDINPKSKLEDEMSVGFMPMSGVPKHYNGRCDFETRQWKDVKKGFTQFKNGDTILAKITPCFENGKAAVIKNFPSGWGAGSTEYYVLRPIAEGINPQLLLATVKSKDFLNNGAVNMTGSVGHKRVPKDYVENYPIPLPPLAEQKVIADKLDELLAQVDTLKTRLDAIPAILKRFRQSVLAAAVSGKLTKEWRSSNRFSFDYKKLENEKTKLIQQRLIKKDLDFQEGDVEFDTPANWKALQLKSLAEKITDGEHKTPKRETAGRILLSARNVRDGHIDLRNIDYVGEEEYIKLRKRCDPDVGDILISCSGSVGRISLVDQSDAYVMVRSAALVKTLPKFSNNQYLMLCLQSPQLQKEIESKSKSTAQANLFLGPIKELLIPIPSPEEQTEIVRRVEQLFTYADQVEQQVKNAQARVNQLTQSILAKAFRGELTEQWRQDNPELISGDNSAAALLERIKAERAAATTSKKKAPARKAKA; encoded by the coding sequence ATGAGCAAAACCGACGGCACTATAAACGCAACGCCCCAAAGCAGTCATTCCCGCGAAGGCGGGAATCTAGAGCTGCCCACCGGATGGCGTATTACTTCACTTGGAGAAATATGCGACATAAATCCAAAATCCAAATTGGAGGATGAAATGAGCGTAGGCTTTATGCCTATGAGCGGCGTACCAAAACACTACAACGGGCGATGCGATTTCGAGACCCGCCAGTGGAAGGACGTGAAGAAAGGCTTTACCCAATTTAAAAATGGCGACACGATACTTGCAAAAATCACTCCGTGCTTTGAAAACGGCAAAGCCGCTGTCATTAAAAATTTTCCCTCTGGCTGGGGCGCAGGAAGCACCGAGTACTACGTTTTGCGGCCAATAGCGGAAGGCATCAATCCTCAGCTTCTACTTGCAACCGTGAAATCAAAAGACTTTTTGAACAATGGCGCCGTCAACATGACCGGATCAGTTGGTCACAAACGCGTGCCCAAGGATTATGTTGAAAACTATCCAATACCACTCCCACCCCTAGCCGAACAAAAAGTCATCGCCGACAAACTCGACGAACTACTGGCGCAGGTCGACACCCTAAAAACCCGCCTCGACGCCATCCCCGCCATCCTCAAGCGCTTCCGCCAATCCGTACTCGCTGCGGCGGTAAGTGGGAAGTTGACGAAAGAGTGGCGGTCGTCTAATCGCTTTTCCTTTGACTACAAAAAACTGGAGAACGAAAAAACAAAACTTATTCAACAACGCCTAATCAAAAAAGATCTTGATTTTCAAGAAGGCGACGTCGAATTCGATACCCCTGCAAATTGGAAAGCATTGCAGCTAAAATCGCTGGCAGAAAAAATAACAGACGGCGAACATAAGACCCCGAAGAGAGAGACTGCAGGTCGAATTTTACTATCGGCGCGAAATGTTAGGGATGGCCACATCGATCTAAGAAACATCGATTATGTTGGCGAGGAAGAATATATAAAATTACGCAAAAGGTGCGACCCTGACGTAGGTGACATTTTGATTTCTTGTTCAGGATCTGTCGGCCGCATATCTCTGGTGGATCAATCTGATGCATATGTGATGGTAAGAAGTGCCGCATTGGTAAAGACACTTCCTAAATTTTCAAACAATCAGTACCTTATGCTATGCCTTCAATCGCCGCAATTACAGAAAGAAATCGAATCTAAATCTAAGTCAACTGCCCAAGCCAACCTCTTTCTTGGCCCAATTAAAGAACTATTAATCCCAATTCCATCGCCCGAAGAACAAACCGAAATCGTCCGCCGCGTAGAACAACTCTTCACCTACGCCGACCAAGTCGAGCAGCAGGTCAAAAACGCCCAAGCCCGCGTTAACCAGCTCACCCAGTCTATACTCGCCAAAGCGTTTCGCGGCGAACTCACCGAGCAATGGCGCCAAGACAACCCCGAACTTATCAGCGGCGACAATAGCGCCGCCGCCCTGCTTGAGCGCATCAAAGCCGAGCGGGCAGCGGCCACCACTAGCAAAAAGAAAGCCCCCGCAAGGAAAGCCAAGGCATGA
- a CDS encoding Fic family protein → MTTIIAPLPFPDMPQLETRNVLKKCAEAHRYLAELKGVAASIPNEAILINTLTLQEAKDSSAIENIVTTQDELFKATLFNEGIANPAAKEVQDYAIALRAGFSSIRGKGIIRLADVLDTQEIIEKNRAGLRRLPGTVLKNALTGEVVYTPPQDPNDVERLVSNLLDYINDDELCDADPLIKMAIIHHQFESIHPFYDGNGRTGRIINILYLVAKGLLDLPVLYLSRYIIQDKSAYYRELQAVRDDNNWEPWLLYMLEGVSQTAQTTIRLVNEIKQLMAQFKNTIRTELPKIYRQELLNNLFNHPYTKIEFMMDDLQITRLTASKYLEQLVELGLLRKEKIGRSNYYINHALVSLFLN, encoded by the coding sequence ATGACAACGATAATTGCCCCGCTACCCTTTCCTGACATGCCGCAGCTGGAAACCCGCAATGTGCTTAAAAAATGTGCGGAAGCCCATCGCTACCTTGCGGAACTTAAAGGTGTTGCGGCAAGCATCCCAAACGAAGCCATTCTTATTAATACCCTCACCCTTCAAGAGGCAAAGGACAGCTCCGCAATAGAAAACATTGTCACCACCCAAGACGAGCTATTCAAAGCGACACTCTTTAATGAGGGCATCGCCAACCCCGCCGCTAAAGAAGTCCAAGACTACGCTATCGCGCTAAGGGCAGGATTTAGCAGTATTCGCGGCAAAGGCATTATCCGACTGGCCGACGTCTTAGACACTCAAGAAATTATCGAGAAGAACCGCGCCGGACTTAGGCGCCTACCGGGCACCGTTCTCAAAAATGCCCTCACTGGCGAGGTCGTCTACACACCACCACAAGACCCTAACGACGTCGAAAGGCTAGTGAGCAACCTGCTCGACTACATTAACGATGACGAGCTCTGCGATGCCGACCCGCTAATTAAAATGGCCATCATTCACCACCAGTTTGAGAGCATTCACCCCTTTTACGACGGCAATGGCCGCACCGGCCGCATCATTAATATTCTCTACCTCGTGGCCAAGGGGCTGTTAGACCTGCCGGTGTTGTACTTGAGCCGCTACATCATTCAAGACAAAAGCGCCTATTACCGCGAGCTGCAAGCCGTGCGCGACGACAACAATTGGGAGCCGTGGTTGCTCTACATGCTAGAAGGCGTGTCACAAACTGCCCAAACCACCATTCGCCTGGTGAACGAAATCAAGCAACTAATGGCACAGTTCAAAAACACAATACGCACAGAACTGCCCAAAATTTACCGCCAAGAGCTACTAAACAACTTATTCAATCACCCCTATACCAAAATCGAATTTATGATGGATGACCTGCAAATCACCAGACTCACGGCAAGCAAATACCTAGAACAACTCGTGGAACTTGGCCTACTTCGCAAAGAAAAAATTGGCCGCAGCAATTACTACATTAACCATGCACTGGTTTCACTGTTTCTCAATTAA